Proteins found in one Vallitalea guaymasensis genomic segment:
- a CDS encoding HAD family hydrolase: MLKNIKAVLFDLDGTLVDSMWFWESIDIEYLGRYNIELPDDLQDKIEGMSFTETAHYFKETFEIPESIEEIKKTWNDMAWDYYINKVELKTGIIDFLDYLSQKDIAMGIGSSNSKDLVNVVIDKYDMADYFTSIRTSCEVDRGKPFPDIYLKVAEDLGVEPEECLVFEDIPKGIISGKEAGMKVCTIYDDYSKNMDDEKKDLADYYINDYNELLSSFRDKKDA, encoded by the coding sequence ATGCTAAAAAACATAAAAGCTGTGTTATTTGATCTTGACGGGACTTTGGTTGATTCAATGTGGTTCTGGGAATCTATTGATATAGAATATCTTGGAAGATATAATATAGAACTTCCAGATGATTTGCAAGATAAAATAGAAGGTATGAGTTTTACCGAAACTGCTCATTATTTCAAGGAGACATTTGAAATTCCCGAATCTATTGAAGAGATAAAGAAAACTTGGAACGATATGGCATGGGATTATTATATTAATAAAGTAGAGTTAAAAACAGGTATTATTGATTTTCTTGATTACCTATCCCAGAAAGATATTGCAATGGGTATTGGATCAAGCAACTCAAAAGACCTTGTTAATGTTGTTATTGATAAGTATGATATGGCTGATTATTTTACTTCAATACGAACATCATGTGAAGTGGACAGGGGTAAGCCTTTTCCTGATATCTATCTAAAAGTAGCAGAAGATTTGGGTGTAGAACCAGAGGAATGTCTTGTTTTTGAAGACATACCAAAAGGTATTATATCTGGAAAAGAAGCAGGAATGAAAGTATGTACTATCTATGATGACTATTCAAAAAATATGGATGATGAAAAGAAAGATTTGGCTGATTATTATATCAATGATTATAATGAGTTATTATCCTCGTTTAGAGATAAAAAGGATGCATAA
- a CDS encoding response regulator transcription factor produces the protein MEDINVLVVEDEKEISELIKKNLENEGFNIYQAYDGQIGLDMALSVDIQIVILDIMLPNMDGLEVCRQIRLKKNVPIIMLSAKSQDIDKVVGLSIGADDYLCKPFNMMELTARIRSQLRRYLYLNNTSIDKDNTIIVNDLLIDLDSHVVSIGDNEIKLTPTEYDILVLLAHNRGKVYSSEKIFEKIWDDKYYEANNNVMVHIRNIREKLNDNSKNPRYIKTIWGVGYKIEK, from the coding sequence ATGGAAGATATTAATGTATTAGTTGTTGAAGATGAAAAGGAAATATCAGAACTGATTAAAAAAAACTTGGAGAATGAAGGATTTAATATATATCAAGCTTATGATGGGCAGATTGGCTTGGATATGGCATTGAGTGTAGATATTCAAATAGTCATATTGGATATTATGCTACCCAATATGGATGGTTTAGAGGTTTGCCGACAGATTAGATTGAAGAAGAATGTGCCCATAATTATGTTAAGTGCTAAATCACAAGATATAGATAAAGTAGTTGGATTAAGCATTGGAGCAGATGATTATTTATGTAAGCCTTTCAATATGATGGAATTAACTGCTAGAATTCGTTCACAACTTAGGAGATACTTGTATCTAAATAATACTAGCATTGACAAAGACAATACTATTATAGTGAATGATCTCTTAATAGACCTTGATAGCCATGTTGTATCAATAGGGGATAATGAAATAAAACTGACACCTACAGAATATGATATATTAGTTCTATTAGCCCATAATAGAGGTAAAGTCTATAGTAGCGAAAAAATATTTGAAAAAATCTGGGATGACAAATATTATGAGGCTAACAATAATGTAATGGTTCATATTAGGAATATAAGAGAAAAGTTGAACGATAATTCCAAGAATCCAAGATATATAAAAACTATATGGGGAGTAGGTTATAAAATTGAAAAATAG
- a CDS encoding sensor histidine kinase produces MKNRLLKSIRFKVVIICVESFLLSVITLYIMYKIIYNNRYKSPVRKLYNTITRYITIQQAIIFAGVILFIVYLLILVSRIIKYIDKISYNVNEIAKGNFDAKIEKINKDELGQLANNINNMADQIETLIREEQEATESKNYLITGLSHDLKTPLTSIYGYLELINNDNYKDEVELRYYTDIAFKKTIQLKNMIEQLFNYTKYNSSSIEVEKVNINVKELLKQLVVEYYPFFLKEDLECRLHFGKEKYEIQADSKLLFRVFENLISNAVRYSGENSKYIDINLESEGEKIYIHFINYDNIIPGYQQEFIFNRFYKIEQSRAHDSDSSGLGLAIAKTIVELNDGDISVSSKENKTIFTVTFNKIDKSLVKDR; encoded by the coding sequence TTGAAAAATAGACTACTCAAAAGTATTAGATTCAAAGTAGTTATTATCTGTGTGGAAAGTTTTTTGCTGAGTGTAATTACTTTATATATAATGTATAAAATAATTTATAATAATAGATACAAATCTCCAGTACGAAAGCTATATAATACCATAACTAGGTATATTACAATCCAACAAGCAATAATTTTTGCAGGAGTAATATTATTTATAGTATATTTGCTGATTCTAGTTTCTAGGATAATCAAGTATATTGATAAAATATCCTATAATGTAAATGAAATAGCAAAGGGTAATTTTGATGCCAAAATTGAAAAGATAAACAAAGATGAATTAGGACAACTTGCAAATAATATCAATAATATGGCAGATCAGATTGAAACATTGATTAGAGAAGAACAGGAAGCAACGGAGAGTAAAAATTATCTGATAACAGGATTATCTCATGATTTAAAAACCCCATTAACTTCTATTTACGGTTATCTTGAATTGATTAATAATGATAATTATAAAGACGAAGTAGAACTTAGATATTACACAGATATAGCTTTCAAGAAGACCATTCAATTAAAGAACATGATAGAACAGTTGTTTAATTATACTAAGTATAATTCTTCCAGCATTGAAGTTGAAAAAGTTAATATTAATGTAAAAGAATTATTAAAACAATTAGTAGTTGAATACTATCCATTTTTTTTGAAAGAGGATCTAGAGTGCAGATTACATTTTGGAAAAGAGAAATATGAGATTCAAGCAGATAGTAAATTATTATTCCGTGTATTTGAGAATCTAATTTCAAATGCGGTACGTTATAGCGGTGAAAACAGTAAATATATTGATATAAATCTTGAATCAGAAGGTGAAAAGATATATATTCATTTTATTAATTATGATAATATAATACCTGGGTATCAACAGGAATTCATTTTCAATAGATTTTATAAGATTGAACAATCAAGGGCGCATGACTCAGATAGCTCTGGATTAGGTCTTGCCATAGCAAAGACAATAGTAGAATTAAATGATGGCGATATCAGTGTTAGCAGTAAAGAAAATAAGACCATATTTACTGTAACATTCAACAAAATAGATAAAAGCCTAGTAAAGGATAGATAA
- a CDS encoding YgiQ family radical SAM protein, with translation MTKDFLPISKADMEKRGWEEVDFAFICGDAYVDHPSFGVAIISRYLEAYGYKVGIIPQPRWDTTEDITVFGRPRLGFLVSAGNIDSMVNHYSVAKKRRQKDAYTPGGVIEKRPDRATIVYSNLIKRAYKDVPIILGGIEASLRRLAHYDYWSNKVKRSILLDSQGDILLYGMGEKSIIELAEALDSGIDIKDITYIKGTAYKSKNLEDAYDYIELPSYQEIMKDKKKYAESFMIQYNNTDFYNGKRLVEQYKDNEYIIQNPPSTPLDQSEMDSIYALPYMRDYHPIYEKDGGIPAIKEVKFSLISNRGCFGGCSFCALTFHQGRVVQTRSHKSIISEAKDIIWDKDFKGYIHDVGGPTANFRHAACEKQLKYGACKDKQCLFPEPCNNLKVDHSDYLTLLRKLRELPKVKKVFVRSGIRFDYLMKDKDDTFFKELVEHHVSGQLKVAPEHISDKVLEKMGKPKVNVYNKFVKKYNDINKKLNKKQFLVPYLMSSHPGSDLNQAVDLAIYLRDLGYMPEQVQDFYPTPSTLSTCMYYTELDPRTMEKVFVPKSPHEKAMQRALIQYRNPKNYRLVHEALIITGREDLIGYDKECLIRPKGSNIGYNNKNSYGNTKKKSNKNDKIKKKRKTIRNVHKKKK, from the coding sequence ATGACAAAAGATTTTTTACCGATAAGTAAAGCAGATATGGAAAAAAGAGGATGGGAAGAGGTTGATTTCGCATTTATTTGTGGAGATGCATATGTAGATCATCCGTCTTTTGGAGTAGCAATCATAAGCAGATATTTAGAGGCTTACGGTTATAAAGTCGGAATTATTCCTCAACCAAGATGGGATACTACCGAGGATATTACTGTTTTTGGAAGACCTAGATTAGGTTTTTTGGTCTCGGCTGGTAATATTGATTCTATGGTTAATCATTATAGTGTAGCAAAGAAAAGAAGACAAAAGGATGCATATACACCAGGTGGAGTAATTGAGAAAAGACCTGATAGAGCTACAATCGTTTATTCAAATCTGATAAAAAGAGCATATAAAGATGTTCCTATAATATTAGGCGGAATAGAGGCTAGTTTAAGAAGATTAGCTCATTATGATTATTGGAGCAACAAAGTCAAGCGTTCAATACTACTTGATTCACAGGGAGATATTCTATTATATGGAATGGGCGAAAAATCGATCATAGAATTAGCAGAAGCTCTTGATAGTGGTATTGACATCAAAGATATAACTTATATAAAAGGGACAGCATATAAATCAAAAAATCTTGAAGATGCGTATGATTATATTGAATTGCCTTCTTATCAAGAAATTATGAAAGATAAGAAAAAATATGCAGAAAGTTTTATGATTCAATATAATAATACTGATTTCTATAATGGAAAGAGATTGGTTGAACAATATAAAGATAATGAGTATATTATACAGAATCCTCCTTCTACGCCACTGGACCAATCAGAAATGGATAGTATATACGCTTTACCATATATGAGAGATTATCATCCTATATATGAAAAAGATGGAGGAATCCCTGCTATCAAAGAAGTAAAATTCAGTTTAATAAGTAATAGAGGTTGTTTTGGAGGATGTAGCTTTTGTGCCCTTACATTCCATCAAGGAAGAGTAGTACAAACGAGAAGTCATAAGTCAATAATAAGTGAAGCAAAGGATATTATATGGGATAAAGACTTTAAAGGTTATATTCATGATGTAGGTGGTCCAACTGCCAATTTTAGACATGCTGCTTGTGAAAAGCAATTAAAATATGGTGCTTGTAAAGATAAGCAATGTTTGTTTCCAGAGCCATGTAATAATCTAAAAGTAGATCACTCTGATTACTTAACTCTGTTAAGAAAGCTAAGAGAGCTGCCAAAGGTTAAAAAAGTCTTTGTACGTTCAGGTATCAGATTCGATTATTTGATGAAAGATAAAGATGATACTTTTTTCAAGGAGTTAGTTGAACATCATGTATCTGGGCAGTTGAAGGTTGCACCAGAGCATATATCCGATAAAGTATTAGAAAAAATGGGTAAACCTAAGGTTAACGTATACAATAAATTCGTTAAAAAATATAATGACATAAATAAAAAATTAAATAAAAAACAATTTTTAGTTCCATATCTTATGTCAAGTCATCCAGGGTCTGACCTTAACCAAGCAGTTGACCTTGCAATTTATTTAAGAGATCTGGGATATATGCCTGAGCAGGTACAAGATTTTTATCCAACACCTTCTACCTTATCTACATGTATGTATTATACAGAACTTGACCCAAGAACAATGGAAAAAGTATTTGTACCAAAATCTCCTCATGAAAAAGCAATGCAAAGAGCGTTGATACAATATAGGAATCCTAAAAATTATAGATTAGTACATGAGGCGTTGATTATAACAGGCAGAGAAGATTTAATTGGTTATGACAAGGAGTGTCTAATAAGACCAAAAGGAAGTAATATAGGCTATAATAATAAAAATAGTTATGGTAATACTAAGAAGAAATCCAACAAGAATGATAAGATAAAGAAGAAAAGAAAAACAATTAGAAATGTCCATAAAAAGAAAAAATGA
- a CDS encoding SDR family NAD(P)-dependent oxidoreductase, whose product MKKIAVITGASSGFGREFVRQICMSKGYKFDEIWIIARRKERLEKLAEKYHKQSFKILELDLSKTECLEKYSQILQEENPNVRLLINNAGLGKIGNFEEIDLNDNMNMIDVNIKALTYITQETLKYMKKSSRIIQIASSAAFLPQPKFAVYAATKSYVLSFSRALERELKSRGIYVTAVCPGPVETEFFRVASNNEKPKSFKKFFFEPAHLVVSKALYDSRKGNYISIQGKSMKALQILSKVVPHSLILKFIK is encoded by the coding sequence ATGAAAAAAATAGCTGTTATAACAGGTGCTTCATCAGGGTTTGGAAGAGAATTTGTTAGACAGATATGTATGTCTAAAGGGTATAAATTCGATGAAATATGGATAATAGCAAGGAGAAAAGAAAGATTAGAGAAGTTAGCAGAAAAATATCATAAACAATCATTCAAGATATTAGAATTGGATCTATCAAAAACAGAGTGCTTAGAGAAATATAGTCAAATATTACAAGAAGAAAATCCTAATGTCAGGTTACTCATCAATAATGCTGGTCTTGGTAAAATTGGTAATTTTGAGGAAATTGATTTGAATGATAATATGAATATGATAGATGTTAATATAAAAGCTCTTACTTATATAACTCAGGAAACATTAAAGTATATGAAAAAATCTTCAAGGATTATTCAAATAGCTTCTTCTGCCGCTTTTTTACCTCAACCTAAGTTTGCGGTCTATGCAGCTACCAAATCTTATGTTCTCAGTTTCTCAAGAGCACTTGAAAGAGAGTTGAAAAGTAGAGGAATATATGTTACTGCAGTATGTCCAGGACCTGTTGAAACAGAATTTTTTAGGGTTGCATCAAATAACGAAAAGCCTAAATCATTTAAAAAGTTTTTCTTTGAACCAGCCCATTTGGTTGTAAGTAAAGCCCTATATGATTCCAGAAAAGGTAATTATATATCTATACAAGGAAAGAGCATGAAGGCTTTGCAAATATTATCTAAAGTTGTACCACATAGCTTGATATTAAAATTCATTAAATAA
- a CDS encoding thermonuclease family protein: MRKKKKKIKFKGIVASILALAFLFFFQVDVNDKNVNMAKDLFQTVKSLFYSITIDTNYEVGVVSRVVDGDTVVITVGGVDKKVRLVGVNTPESVGRYAKNPQPYGKEASKFTKEKLDGKQVYLEKDVSDTDKYGRLLRYIWLEEPDKSKLEDTMFNAILLKEGYASVMTYPPDVKYSKTFVKIEEKARNNKTGLWKSKK; the protein is encoded by the coding sequence ATGCGAAAGAAAAAAAAGAAAATTAAATTTAAGGGGATTGTAGCTTCTATTCTTGCACTGGCTTTCCTATTCTTTTTCCAAGTAGACGTTAATGACAAAAACGTCAATATGGCAAAAGATCTATTCCAGACTGTTAAAAGCTTGTTCTATAGCATTACCATTGACACTAATTATGAGGTTGGAGTAGTTAGTAGAGTAGTTGATGGAGATACTGTAGTTATTACAGTTGGTGGAGTAGATAAGAAAGTAAGGCTTGTAGGAGTCAATACTCCTGAATCTGTAGGACGTTATGCAAAAAATCCCCAACCCTATGGAAAAGAAGCAAGCAAGTTTACCAAAGAGAAACTAGATGGAAAACAAGTCTATCTAGAAAAAGATGTCAGTGATACTGATAAATATGGCAGATTATTACGGTACATATGGTTAGAAGAACCAGATAAAAGCAAGCTTGAAGATACAATGTTCAATGCTATATTATTAAAAGAAGGATATGCTAGTGTAATGACGTATCCACCTGATGTGAAATACTCAAAAACCTTTGTGAAGATTGAAGAGAAAGCAAGAAATAATAAAACTGGATTATGGAAATCTAAAAAATAA
- the trhA gene encoding PAQR family membrane homeostasis protein TrhA produces the protein MKLKVKDPISALTHFIGAVVSLLGVILLVWKSCHVATIWHTLSFSLFGVSLVLLYTASTVYHIIDKPKSLSVILRRIDHMMIFVLIAGTYTPICLVPLRDGFGFTLLTIVWCTAVAGVLLKIFWINSPSWFSAAIYIIMGWSAVLAMGQIKETLPPNGFMWLLIGGIIYTIGGIIYGLKWPNFNSKKFGFHELFHLFVLGGSVCHFIMMYNYIMVTNL, from the coding sequence ATGAAGTTAAAAGTAAAAGACCCAATAAGCGCATTAACACATTTCATTGGAGCGGTTGTTTCTCTACTAGGTGTCATCTTGTTAGTATGGAAATCTTGTCATGTGGCTACTATATGGCATACATTATCTTTTTCTCTATTTGGAGTGAGCCTAGTATTGTTGTACACAGCCAGTACTGTTTACCATATAATTGATAAGCCAAAGTCATTAAGTGTTATTCTTAGAAGAATAGATCATATGATGATTTTTGTATTGATTGCAGGAACATATACACCTATTTGTCTAGTTCCTTTAAGAGATGGTTTTGGATTTACATTACTTACTATTGTTTGGTGTACTGCAGTAGCCGGTGTTCTATTAAAAATATTTTGGATTAATTCACCAAGCTGGTTTTCAGCAGCTATTTATATAATTATGGGATGGTCAGCAGTTCTTGCCATGGGACAAATAAAAGAAACATTACCTCCTAATGGATTCATGTGGTTACTGATAGGTGGAATCATATACACTATTGGAGGTATTATATATGGACTTAAATGGCCTAATTTCAATTCAAAGAAATTCGGTTTTCACGAATTATTTCACCTATTTGTGTTAGGTGGAAGTGTTTGTCATTTTATAATGATGTACAATTATATTATGGTAACAAATTTATAG
- the ptsP gene encoding phosphoenolpyruvate--protein phosphotransferase gives MLSGIGISPGIVLAKAKVKKEHNIEIIRESIKDINAEIDRFHEAIECSKKQIKEVRDKTLAEIGEKEARIFDAHELILEDVTFTDQVINKIKDCLINSESAIKEVSNNFIAIFNNMDDAYMKEKASDIKDVSERVIYNLLGIEQCDFNSMTEEVIVVSKDLTPSDTASFNKDKVLGFITEFGGKTSHTAILARTLEIPAVTGINDLLQKIEDDDFLIIDGNSGQVIVNPDNEVIKEYEKKKSEYEKQLLVYKKYKDKKTISKDGINVELVANIGMPSDIKGVLNNGAEGIGLFRTEFLFMDRDRLPTEEEQFQAYKEVVQKMGDKPVVIRTIDIGGDKEVPYLCLPAEMNPFLGYRAIRMCLDRQDMFRTQLRALLRASNYGNLKIMFPMISNIDEIQEAKKILEEIRVDLRNNGILFNENIEIGMMIEIPSAAIMSDIFAKEVDFFSIGSNDLIQYTVAVDRGNDKIASLYDEFNPAVLRLINTIIENAHNEGIWVGMCGEAASNTELIPILLAMGLDEFSMNASSLLQARYLISQLSVNDIKQELPQILQMQKGKQIQKYISKITNIRK, from the coding sequence ATGTTAAGCGGCATTGGTATATCACCAGGAATAGTATTAGCTAAGGCAAAAGTAAAAAAAGAACATAATATAGAAATCATTAGAGAAAGTATTAAGGATATTAATGCTGAGATAGATAGATTTCATGAAGCCATAGAATGCAGCAAAAAACAAATAAAAGAAGTACGTGATAAAACTTTAGCAGAAATAGGAGAAAAAGAAGCAAGGATATTTGATGCACATGAATTAATACTTGAAGATGTCACTTTCACAGATCAAGTCATTAATAAAATAAAAGATTGCTTAATTAATTCCGAGTCAGCCATAAAAGAAGTATCCAATAATTTTATTGCAATCTTCAATAATATGGATGATGCATATATGAAAGAAAAAGCATCTGATATAAAAGATGTATCCGAGAGAGTAATATACAATCTTCTTGGTATAGAACAATGTGATTTCAATTCCATGACAGAAGAAGTAATAGTTGTATCCAAGGATCTGACACCTTCAGATACAGCAAGTTTCAATAAAGACAAAGTTCTTGGTTTTATAACTGAATTTGGTGGAAAAACATCTCATACTGCTATTTTAGCAAGAACTCTTGAAATACCAGCTGTTACAGGAATAAATGATTTATTACAAAAAATAGAAGATGATGATTTCCTAATAATTGATGGGAATTCTGGACAGGTTATAGTCAATCCAGATAATGAAGTCATTAAAGAATATGAAAAGAAAAAAAGTGAGTATGAAAAACAATTACTAGTATATAAGAAGTATAAAGACAAGAAAACCATATCAAAAGATGGAATCAATGTTGAATTAGTAGCCAATATTGGTATGCCAAGTGATATAAAAGGTGTTTTGAATAATGGTGCAGAGGGTATTGGATTATTTAGAACAGAGTTCTTATTCATGGACAGGGATAGACTTCCAACTGAGGAAGAGCAATTTCAAGCATATAAAGAAGTTGTCCAAAAGATGGGGGATAAACCTGTTGTAATACGTACTATTGATATAGGCGGAGACAAGGAAGTTCCATATCTTTGTTTACCTGCAGAAATGAATCCTTTCCTTGGATATAGAGCTATAAGGATGTGTCTTGATAGACAAGATATGTTTAGAACACAACTAAGAGCATTATTAAGAGCAAGTAATTATGGAAATCTTAAGATAATGTTTCCTATGATATCCAATATAGATGAAATACAAGAAGCAAAAAAAATACTTGAGGAAATAAGAGTAGATTTAAGAAATAATGGAATACTATTTAACGAAAATATAGAAATAGGTATGATGATTGAAATACCTTCAGCAGCTATAATGTCAGATATTTTCGCAAAAGAAGTTGATTTTTTCAGTATAGGCAGTAATGACCTGATTCAATATACAGTTGCTGTTGATAGAGGTAACGATAAGATAGCAAGTCTATACGATGAATTCAACCCAGCTGTTTTAAGGTTAATTAATACAATAATAGAAAATGCTCATAATGAAGGAATATGGGTTGGTATGTGTGGTGAAGCTGCTTCCAATACAGAATTAATACCTATTCTCTTAGCTATGGGATTAGATGAATTCAGTATGAATGCAAGTTCCTTATTACAAGCAAGATACCTAATAAGTCAATTATCTGTAAATGATATAAAACAAGAACTGCCACAGATACTGCAGATGCAAAAAGGTAAACAAATACAAAAATATATTAGTAAAATTACCAATATTAGAAAATAA
- a CDS encoding HPr family phosphocarrier protein, which yields MTSVTVELLNEAGLHARPADTFIRTAQKFKSDIKIVKDSIKVDGKSILGLLTLGATKGTMITIEAEGEDEKAAIDKLRELVENKFGEDE from the coding sequence ATGACTAGTGTAACAGTTGAATTATTAAATGAGGCAGGGCTACATGCTAGACCAGCCGACACATTTATTAGAACAGCCCAAAAATTCAAGAGTGATATAAAAATTGTTAAAGATAGTATAAAGGTAGACGGTAAAAGTATTTTAGGCCTATTAACTCTTGGAGCAACCAAAGGTACAATGATTACTATTGAAGCTGAAGGGGAAGATGAAAAGGCTGCAATAGATAAACTAAGAGAATTAGTTGAGAACAAGTTTGGTGAAGATGAATAA
- a CDS encoding BglG family transcription antiterminator codes for MYYLNKRQIEIITYLINKNKYVSVKTIAAKFDVSIRTIRYDLELIDDWLNENKATLVKIPNKGIELKVITDKTLLLEKLKFLSIENRVLSERERVRYIVLELLMSEKELTIEDISSRLYLSKNTVIKILKDVKRYLKDNKLQTEKVYGKGIRIVGNEVDKRSLLLELFSETLSINNIILTVKNKSNYKELITLWENNYRILSINEVEQIFDILKDIEETHSFYLTDIALTRLVFYLTISINRIKNNHIIKKQRKQIRELREYKIANIIADRLKKYDVVFNKEEIDEIAAYIIESKSYNTINDLKSMKFTQVFNKEIINCTQHIIKYFEKELKVDFHTDTQLVNGLALHLKSALNRIKNNKQIVNKYIDSIKEKYPLVFQIAKESIGYLEKTYEIKINDEEIGYITLHIRSAYERLSNKGYSASALVICTEGVSILSMLTTKLKKVLPELNIIETCSIYDYEKYKDEIDVVITTNEFKLSNVDVIKVSPFLENDEIYDVRNFIIRLNKFKQIYKYSISDRVLGGKIVMLKDVMNEEVIELGVSVDNWEEAIMKAGEPLVRQGNVEQAYIDNMIQAVKDLGPYIVIMPGVAFAHARPDENVKSTCMSMITLEEPVNFGSEQNDPVSIVFAFAAPNSNEHMVALQDLARFLSVEENIELLKNVNDKQTILDKLLDEETV; via the coding sequence ATGTATTACTTAAATAAACGTCAAATTGAAATTATTACATATTTAATTAATAAAAATAAATATGTTTCTGTAAAAACAATCGCAGCTAAATTTGATGTTAGTATTAGAACTATAAGGTATGACCTTGAACTAATTGATGACTGGTTAAATGAAAACAAAGCAACTTTAGTAAAAATACCTAATAAAGGCATTGAACTAAAAGTAATAACTGATAAAACGCTTTTACTGGAAAAACTCAAATTCCTATCCATAGAAAATAGGGTATTATCTGAAAGAGAAAGAGTAAGATATATTGTTCTGGAGTTATTGATGTCAGAAAAAGAGCTTACCATAGAAGATATAAGCAGCCGTTTATATCTTAGTAAGAATACTGTTATTAAGATCTTGAAAGATGTTAAGAGATATCTAAAAGACAACAAACTGCAAACAGAAAAAGTTTATGGAAAAGGAATAAGAATCGTTGGTAATGAAGTTGACAAAAGAAGCCTTTTATTAGAATTATTCTCAGAGACACTAAGTATCAATAATATCATACTAACAGTAAAAAACAAATCCAACTATAAAGAATTAATTACTTTATGGGAAAACAATTACAGAATATTAAGCATTAATGAAGTAGAACAAATATTTGATATATTGAAGGATATAGAGGAAACCCATAGTTTTTACTTAACAGATATAGCACTTACCAGATTAGTTTTTTACCTTACAATATCAATTAATCGTATTAAAAATAACCACATAATCAAAAAACAAAGAAAACAAATTAGAGAACTGAGAGAATATAAAATAGCAAATATAATAGCTGATAGATTAAAGAAATATGATGTTGTATTTAATAAAGAAGAAATAGATGAAATAGCAGCTTATATAATAGAATCAAAATCTTATAATACTATAAATGATTTAAAAAGTATGAAATTCACACAAGTCTTCAATAAAGAAATAATTAATTGTACACAGCATATCATAAAATATTTTGAAAAAGAACTAAAAGTAGATTTTCATACTGATACACAATTGGTTAATGGTTTAGCTCTTCATTTGAAATCTGCGTTAAATAGAATCAAGAACAATAAGCAGATTGTTAATAAATACATTGATTCAATAAAAGAAAAATATCCTTTGGTTTTTCAGATTGCAAAAGAAAGTATTGGTTATCTGGAAAAAACTTATGAAATAAAGATTAATGATGAAGAGATTGGTTATATAACCCTTCATATAAGGTCAGCTTATGAAAGGTTATCCAACAAAGGATATTCAGCCTCGGCTCTTGTAATATGCACAGAGGGAGTATCAATACTTAGTATGCTCACTACAAAGCTTAAAAAAGTATTACCAGAACTAAATATCATAGAAACATGTTCAATCTATGACTATGAGAAATATAAGGATGAAATCGATGTTGTAATCACAACCAATGAATTCAAATTAAGTAATGTTGATGTAATCAAAGTAAGTCCTTTCTTGGAGAATGATGAAATATATGATGTAAGAAATTTCATTATAAGATTGAATAAATTCAAACAAATCTATAAGTATAGTATAAGTGACAGGGTATTAGGAGGTAAGATCGTCATGTTAAAAGATGTAATGAATGAAGAAGTCATTGAATTAGGAGTCAGTGTAGACAATTGGGAAGAAGCTATTATGAAAGCTGGAGAACCTCTTGTTAGACAAGGAAATGTAGAACAAGCCTATATTGATAATATGATTCAAGCAGTAAAAGATTTAGGACCATACATTGTAATAATGCCAGGTGTAGCATTTGCACATGCTAGACCAGATGAGAATGTAAAATCTACATGTATGAGTATGATAACTCTAGAAGAACCAGTTAATTTTGGTAGTGAACAAAATGATCCAGTAAGCATTGTATTTGCTTTTGCAGCACCTAATAGTAATGAGCATATGGTTGCATTACAAGATTTAGCTAGATTTCTATCTGTGGAAGAGAATATAGAATTATTGAAGAATGTCAATGATAAACAAACAATACTAGATAAATTACTTGATGAAGAAACAGTATAA